GCTATGAATTGCTGCCGCCCATGGCGCCCCAGGCGTTCGGAAAATACATTGCCGAGGAGAGTGCGCACTACGGCAAGTTGACCCAGGCCGCGGGCATCAAACCTGAATGAGTATCGGGCCGCGCGCCGTTCGCGCGCGGCATGTACTTCCTTGATTTTCCTGATTAGCGAGTCGCCCTGCATCATGAATAAACCCGACGCCCCTGTTCTGTACTCCGTGCAAGACGGCATCGCCACGATCTGCATAGACCGCCCGGCTCAGCGCAACGCGTTGTCCATCGCTATCTGCGAGCGCCTGCTGGATCTGTGGGACGAGGTCGAACGCGACGACGCCGTGCGAGTGGTGATCCTGACCTCCGCCGACTGCGGCGTGTTCTCTGCCGGCATGGATCTTAAGGAGGCCGCCCAGGTGCGCGCCGAAACCGGCAAGGACATGCTGGAGATGCTGCGGGATCCCTTCCACCAACGCATGCGCCAGGTTCCCAAGCCGATCATCGCCGCCATGACGGGCCACTTCACCGCCGGGGGTATGGTCTTGGCTGCAAACAGCGATATCCGGATCGGCTTGCAGGGGACCCTCGGCGGCATCTCCGAGGCCAAGGTGGGGCGAGGGTCGCCCTGGGGAGTGCCCATGCTGTGGATGCTTCCGCAGCCCTTCATGATGGAACTCATGCTTACCGGCGAGATGCATCCCATCGAGCGCTTTTACCAATTAGGTTTCGTGAACTATGTTGAGGCCGCGCCCGATGCCGTGCGCGAGCGGGCCCAGGCTATAGCGCGCACCATCGCCAACAATGCGCCGCTTACCGTCTGGGCAGCCAAGAAGAGCATCGGGGCGGCAATGGACCTTGGCTGCGAGCGCGGTCTGGAGGCGGCCTGCCGGTACCATGAGCGCGTTTATTCGAGCGCTGACGCAATCGAGGGGCCTCGGGCCTTCGCCGAGAAAAGGGCGCCGCGCTGGATCGGGGCGTGACGATGGACGGCGCTTCGGCTTTTGTCCGGCGCGACGACGATGACGGCGTCGTCACGCTCACGCTAAACCATCCCGACACACTCAATCGCTTCTCTGATGGTTCGCAGTTCCTTGAATTGGCTGCGCACGTGCGCAGGGCCAATGCGGATCCGGCGGTTCGTGTCCTGCTCATCACGGGAGCGGGGAAGGCGTTTTGCGCGGGCGGAGATCTGCGGCACATGGCGGAACGAGAGGGGTTTTCCGCCGGGGACGTTGCCCAGGTGCAAGCGCGCTACCGCGAAACCGTGCACCAATTGCCAGCAGCGCTGGCCGAAGCGGATGTTCCGACCATTGCTGCAGTGAATGGCGCGGCCTACGGGGTGGGCTGCGATCTGGCGTGCTTTTGCGATATCCGGATCGCCGCAGAGAGCGCGCGCTTTTCGGTCAGTTTTGCCCGCCTTGGCATTGTGGCTGGCGATGGTGGAGCCTGGATGTTGCCGCGGCTCGTTGGCCGTTCCAAGGCCATGGAACTGGCTTTCACCGCGGAGTCCATCGATGCCCGGGAGGCGCTACGCATCGGTCTCGTGTCGGATGTGGCGCCGGACGATCGGCTGGGCCAGCGCGCCGCGCAATTGGCGCGGAAGATTGCGCGGCATCCTTCCGCGGCGTTGCGCATGCACAAACGCCTGCTGCGAGACGCCGAACAGCACACACTGGCAACTCATCTGGACGTGGTGGCCGCATTTCAAGCGATCGCACACGCATCTGAAGACCACCTGCGGGCGGTGCGCGACGCGGTTGGCGCCCTGGGGAAACCTCGTTAGTCTTCGTCTTCGGCGGCTAGGGCGATACGCTCGGCGATGGCCAGCAGCGACGCTGCAACCTGGCCCCGCAACACCGCTTCCGTGACATCCACACTCACGGCCATGGCGGCCAGGGCGAACTCCGAGCCCGCCTTTACCGGGGTGGCGATGGAGGCGGTGTGCGTGGCCACGGGCGCGGCCAGGTAACACCAGCCCGTTTTTTCCAGATCTCGGAACGCGGCGTAGACTTCGTCGAGCGGTCGCGACACGCCGGAGGGCGCGTCAGCCTCGATCATGCGGAGTAATTCATCGCGTTGTTCCTTCGGTCGTCCCCATAGGTAGGCGCGGCCGGAGGCCGAGACGGCCATAGGAAAACGAGCGCCGCTAGTCAGGCCCAGCTGTACCCGGCCGGCGGGAACGCAGTGCTCGACTACCAGCATATGCAGCCGGTCGCGCGTGCTCAGCGTGACATGGACGCCGAAGCGCTGCGACAGCTCGCGCATAAGCGGCCTGGCTGCCTGGCCAACCGCCAGACCCTTCTTGGCAGCTCGACCCAGCGCCAGGCAGGCAATATGGGGTTCGTAGCTGTCGCCTGTGGCCTGGAGAAAATGCTGGGCCTGCAACGTCTGGACGAGCTTTTCGGTCGTCGGGCGGGACAGCTCAAGTTTGCGAGCGATGTCTGCCAGCGTGAGTTTGCGGTGGCGCAGGTCGAACAGACGCAGCACCTCCAGGCCCCGACGCAGCGAATCCACCTGGGCGTCGTCGCGCGGCGTGCCCGGTGTCAATTGGCGAGTCCGTACCATTATTATTCCGCCTGCATATTGCTGAGTTCGGCTTCAAGTCGGTTTTTGAGGGCGAGCAGGTCCGGGATAACTTCCTGCTTCAGCCGCGGCAACTCCAGGGAATTCGACGGTGCGGCGCAGCCCAGGGCATAGGTGTGTGGACCTTCTGGCGTGTCGACGACCACTGCGGCGCCGTTGGTGCCGGCCTCAAGGGTGCCGGCCGCGATGCAATAGCCGTCGCTCGCCATTTGAGAAATGGCGGTCGGCACTTCGCGGCTCAAGAGCTCCCAAGCTTGCGGGTCAGCCGTGCCAAGCTTTTCGAGGAATGCCGTGCGTTCGGCATCGCCCATTGCGCCGACCAGTGCCCTGCCCAGGGCCGAGCGGTCAATGCGAAGGCGCGAACCGGCGCGCACCCGCAAGGTGAAAATCATGTCTCGGCTATGAGCAACCTCGTTGCAGACCATGCTGCTGGCATCGGGTGAGGCGAGCACGACGGAGACCTGATGCTGGTCGGCGAACTGCTGCATCAGCGGCCTCGCTAGCATGACAAAGTCCCGGTGCGAGGCCGCGATGAACCCAAGCGCAAGCACGGCCGCGCCTAGGCGATAGGCGGCTCGCTGGGCCGAATATTGCAGGTATTCTGCTTCCAGCAGATTGGCCGTGAGGCGGGATACTGTCGGCTTGGGCAGGCCGGTGAGCGCCGCGATTTCGGAGTTGCTCAACCAGTCATTGTTCGGTTCGAACGCCGAGAGAACGGTCAACCCGCGCGACAGCACCCGGACTTGGCGAATGCCTGGCTTTTCGGAGTACGAATCAGCGGATGTATTCATCGAGTCATCAAAATGAAATTAGACTCGATTCTACAGGCAAGCCCCGTGATATGGGCTTGGTTTAACCGTCGAACGCTCCCTAAAAGACCTTCGGACGACGCTTTAGCCACCAGCCGTATTGTTCTGGCCAAGCCAGAAACTCTGGATCGGCCTGCAGAGCCAAGCGGGCGTGCAGGGGCCAATTCGGATTGAGAAGGGCCTCCCGCCCGACAGCCACCAAATCGGCCTTATCCCCAACCAGAATCGCCTCGGCCTGCTCCGGATCAACGATCAACCCCACTGCGATCGTCCCGATGCCAGCCTCCTGCTTGACCGCCTGCGCAAAGGGAACCTGGAACCCCGGCCCGCGCTTGACGGCCTGCGGACCTTGTCCCGCCGTGGCAGGCGCCTGTATGCCACCGGATGAACAGTCGATCAGATCAACGCCCAGTGCTTTCAATTCGCGGGAAAACAAGATGCTGTCTGACAACTGCCACCCGCCCTCAATACCGTCGACGGCCGATATCCGCACAGATACCGGAATGTCGGAGGGCAGGGCGTCCCGGACGGCGGCCGCGACCTGAAGGGGAAAGCGCATCCGGTTCTCTAGCGACCCGCCATACTCGTCCTGCCGCTTGTTGGTGACGGGCGAAAGAAAGCTGTGCAGCAGGTAGCCATGCGCGGCGTGAATTTCGACAAACCGGTATCCCGCGCTGACTGCGCGGACTGTCGCGTCGCGGAAGCTGGCGCCGATGCCAGCCAGTTCGCTGGCCTCAAGTTCGCGAGGCACGGGCCAGCCTTCCTGTACCGGCACGGAAGAGGGCGCCGTGGTCTCCCAGGCCTGATCTTCCGAAGACAGTGCCAACGGCCGATTGCCTTCCCAGGGCCTGCCCGTGCTTGCCTTGCGGCCGGCATGACCGATCTGAATCGACGGCACCACGCCGTGCGTGGTCATGATGCGTGCTAGTTCCGCAAGTCCTGGGATCTGCTCATCGCTCCAGATTCCCAGGTCGCCAAGGGTTCCCCGGCCATCGCGGGTGACAGCCGCGACTTCAATCATTGCGCTGCCGGGTCCGCCCCGGGCCAGGCCGGCGGTATGGAACCGGTGCCAGTCCTGGACCAGTCCGTCGATGGCGGAGTACTGGCTCATCGGAGAGATGAGTACGCGATTGGGCAACTCGACGCCGCGCAGTTTGAACGGGGTAAACAGTTTGGTGTCCCGCATGAGGTTCCTCGTTTCGGATCGTTGTGTCATGGCGGAGGATCAGGCTTCGTAGTCCAGCACGATGAGCTGCCGGCTTAGTGCCGCGACTTTCTGCTTCAGCGGCACGTGGGCGGGAGCCTGCTGGTAGTGGTCGTGGGCGGCTGAGTCCACGAAGTCCGCCACGAATGCGTGGGTGTAGGAATGGGCGCGATCCGACGCATTGGTGGCAATGCGCAGGTCCAGGATACCCGGGATCTCTTTCTTGATCGTCTGGCACATGCCGACGATGTCTTCGTGGTCTTCTCTGGTGAGCGGGGCGTTGAAGCTGAGCATGACAATATGTCGAAACATGATGGCTCCGATCGATCAGGAAATGGTCAACCCGCCGTCGACGGCGAGGATGTGGCCGGTCGTGGAGCGGGACTCGTCGGAAGCCAGATACAACGCGGCGTGGGCGATATCTTCGGGCTGCACCAGCCCAAAAAGCTGGCCGTCCAGCGATTTGCTGGTGACGCCATCGTCTTTCAGCAGCTTTAGCACGCGCTCTGTCGCCGTCGCTCCGGGAGCCACCGCATTCACGCGAATTCGGTACTGTGCATATTCCACAGCCATCGACCGGGTCAGCGCGCTGACTGCGCCCTTGGCCGCCGTGTAGGCGTCCTTGCCGTGAGTGCCGATCAGGGCAAAGATGGATGTGCTGTTGATGACGGACCCGCCGTTCCCCGCGTCCATCATGGCCTGGATGCCGTAGCGGCATCCCAACCAGGTGCCAAACAGGTCGAGTTTCATCTTGGACCAGAACTCGTCCACCGGAGCGTCCGTCACGCGGCTGTCGCGCACGGTCGAGCCTCCGGCATTGTTGTACAGCACGTCAAATCGTCCGAACTCCGCCACGGTCCGTTTGACGGCCGCCTCCAGGCTTTCGGGTTCGGTGACGTCGGTGTGGATGAAGCGGGCAGGGCGGCCCGTCGATTTTTCGACGATGGCGGCGGTCTGCTCGCCCGCGGCGGTGTCACGCTCGGCGATAACGACCTGGGCGCCTTCCTGGGCGAATAGCAATGCGCTGGCACAGCCGATACCGGCGCCGCCGCCCGTGATGAAGGCGACTTTTCCTTCGAGTCGATGCATAAATACCTCGCAAAAAACGGATAAGTGGATGAGGGATGCGTGGGGGTCAAATGCCCAGATAGGCTTTGCGCACCGATTCACTGCTGGCCAGCTCCGACGCCAGGCCTTGCAACTGAATCTCACCGCGCTCGAGGATGAAGGCGTGGGTCGCAATCTCCAGTGCCATCTCTGCGTTCTGTTCCACAAGCATCACATCCACGCCTTCCGCCGCGATGTCCTGGATGATCTGGGCGATGGTGTCGACGATGGCGGGCGCAAGCCCGATTGTGGGCTCGTCAAGCAGCAGTAGCCGCGGCTTGGCCATCAGGGCGCGGCCGACAGCAACCATCTGTTGCTGGCCGCCACTGAGACTACCCGCCGGTGACTTGAGCCTTGTCTTCAGAGCGGGAAAGCGTTCCAGCACGTCTGCCATTCCCTGCTGAATGGCATTCTTGCTTTTCTCGCGGTAGGCGCCCAGTTCCAGGTTTTCCCCTACCGTCATGGCTTTGAACAGGCGCCGGCCTTCGGGCACCAGGACGAGGCCCCTGGAGACGAGGGCATCGGGTGCCAGTCCGGTGATGTCTTCTCCATAAAGGCGGACACGTCCGGAAGAGGGCGCGACCAGGCCGGTCAAGGCCTTCATGATGGTCGATTTTCCGGCGCCATTGGAACCGACGATGGTGGAGATGGATCCCCGCTTCACCGTGAAGCTCGCCGCGCTCACCGCCGGCACGATGCCATACATCACCGACAGTCGCTCGACGTCGAGCACATTTTCGTTATTGTTCATGCCGCTTCCCCAGATAGGCCGAAATCACGCGCGGATCCCGCTGGATCTCGGCCGGGGTACCGGTGGCTAGAAACACGCCATAGTCCAGCACCACGATGCGATCGCAGATATCCATGACCGCCTTCATGTTGTGTTCCACAAGCAGCATCGAAACGCCGTACTCCTCGCGCATCCTGCGGAAGATCGCCAACACTGACGATGCCTCGGTCTGGTTCAGACCGGTCAACGGTTCGTCCAGGCAGAGCAGGCTTGGCCGGGCGGCGAAAGCGATGGCGATGCTGACCAGGCGCTGCAGGCCGTGCGAAAGGTTCCCCGCAACTTCGCTCAGGACTTCCGACAGGCCCATAAGCGCCGCGGTTTCTCGTACGCGTGCGTCCCGTTCAGCTTTATGGCGCATCGTCGCGAACGTACCGACGACGATGTTGTCGTAGACGGTCATGTCGCGCAGCATGCTGTCGTGCTGGAACGTGCGGACCAGGCCCTGCCGGGAGATCCGGGCGGCGCTCTGGCCGGTGATGTCCTGGCCCATGAAGGTCAGCTTGCCGCCAGACGGCTTGTAGTAGCCGCTTACCACGTTGAACGTGGTGCTTTTGCCGGCGCCATTGGGGCCGATGAGTCCAAGGATTTCTCCTTTGCGGACTTCGAAGCTCAAATCCTTGATTGCCACCAGGCCGCCAAAGCGGCGGCTCAGGCCATCGACTTTAAGTAGTACTTGGTTTTCCATGAAGACCTCAGGCGTGGGGCTTCGCCGCGGCAGTCAGCCCAGGCGCGCGCTTGTTGAGGTGGCGGCCCAGGCCGATCAGGCCCCCCGGCATCAGCAGCACCGAGATCACGATGGCGGCTCCGTAGAAGATGTGCTCGTAGGGGCCGAAGCTCAGGGCGAACTGGCCGAGCAGCGTCAAAACGATGGCGCCGACGACCGCGCCCAGGATGTGGGATTCGCCGCCCACCTTCAGATAGGCCAGCGCGTATACCGCCAGCAGGAAGCCAAAATCCCCCGGACTGATGACGTTGTTCGAGTAAGCCAGTAGCGCACCGGCAATGCCGGCAACGAACGAAGAAACACCCAGGCACAGCACCTTGGTCAGATGCACGTTGATGCCGACGGTCTCGACGATGGCGTCGTTATTGCGGATGGCCACAAGGACTTTGCCGAAATCGGATTTCTCGATGAACCAGAGCGCCCAGAGCAGTGCGAGCACCACGGCGACGACCAGGGCGGGCAAGTAGCCGTCCAGGTAGGCCGGCGGAAAGATACCCACCATGCCGGAGCTCCCTCCGATGGCTTCGGTCTTGGTGTAGATCATGCGGATCACTTCGGTGAAAGCGAAGCCGATCAGCATGAAATAGGGGCCCTTGGCGCGCAGCGTGATGTAGCCGAACACAAGGCTGATCAGGCCGGCGAAGACTGCGCTTGCCACCAGCGTGAGCAGGAAGGGCCAGTTGAACGTGACGCTCCCGACACCCGCCATATAGGCGCCTAGGCCCACAAAGCCGGCGACGGCAAAATTCAGTTCACCGATCAAGGTGACAAAGCGGAAGCTGGCGGTAATCAGCACGTTGACGGCCAGCCACAGGACCAGGCTGGCGGCCAGGCCGCCGCCCTGAAGCAGGCTGGCGGCGATCGCCACCAGGCCGACCGAGGCGATTGCAGGGGTGAGTAGCGATTTAGCCATTGCCGAGAATTCCCTCCGGACGAACGAGAAGTACAAACATGGTCAGGACGAACATCGTGATCGTGGCCCAGGTGGGATCGAAGTAGTAGCCGCCCAGGCTTTCGATGACGGCGATCAGCAGGCTGCCCAGGATTGCGCCGGGTATGCTGCCCAGCCCGCCGATGACGATCGCGATGAAACCCCGGATGAGATAGTCGCTGCCGATGATCGGGCTGGAAACGGTCACGGGCGATAGCAGTACTGCGGCGATCGCCGCGAGCGAGGTCGCGATGAAAAAGCCGGCCAGGGCGATCCGTCGGTACGGGATGCCCTGCAGCATCGCAGCCTCATGGTCTTCCGAGACCGCGCGCAGTGCCTTTCCCAGACGGCTTGACGCGATGGTCCAGCACATGAGAGCGGCCACCAGCAGTGCGCAGCAGGTGATGATCAGGCGCTGGATGGTGATGTAGGCGCCCATGATGTTCACCGTTCCTTCGACCAGCGCGGGGAGCTTGTTGGGAACGCCGCCGAAGGATTCCAGGAATATGCCTTGCAGCAACAGCGAGAGGCCGACCGACACCACAAAGGAGCCGGTCATGTCGCGCTGGAACCGCTGGAGGGCGAACTTGTAGATCACCCCCCCCAGTAGCAGCGTCAAGGCGATCCCAAGCACTCCGCTCAGCGCATAGGACGCAAAAAGCGGCAACTGCTCGCTGATCAGGAACGGGACTGTCACTCCCATCACCAGCAGCGGCAGCGTAAAGAACTCTCCGTGTGCGAAGTTGACGATTCGCATGACGCCGAAGATCAGCGTCAAGCCCAACGAGAACAGGATGTACGCCGCGGCGATCTGCATACTGTTCATGATTAATTGCATGTAAACGTCCAACTTGTCTCCCCCGACTTATCGCCGTCCAGCGTTCTGATTACTTGCCTTGCGCCAGGCGCTTTTGCAGCTCTTCCGGCACCACGCGCTCAACTTCCACGAGCTTTCCGTCTTGAATCTGCGTGATCATGACCGGGATGAGCATCTGCTGAGGCGAACCGTAGGTCGCCTCGCCACCGAACGCCGTCTTGCCGTACGACGTGTCAAAGACGATCTTGGGCATGACCTTCAGAATCTCGGCAGGTTCGATGCTTTGCGCGGCTTCCATGCCCGCCTTGAGGGCGTACACAGAGTCGTAGGGTGCGAGCTGCAGCGGGTTGAGTGATTCCCCGACGGCCTTTTTCATGCCTTCGTTGAGCTCACGTTGC
The sequence above is drawn from the Achromobacter xylosoxidans genome and encodes:
- a CDS encoding enoyl-CoA hydratase/isomerase family protein, which codes for MNKPDAPVLYSVQDGIATICIDRPAQRNALSIAICERLLDLWDEVERDDAVRVVILTSADCGVFSAGMDLKEAAQVRAETGKDMLEMLRDPFHQRMRQVPKPIIAAMTGHFTAGGMVLAANSDIRIGLQGTLGGISEAKVGRGSPWGVPMLWMLPQPFMMELMLTGEMHPIERFYQLGFVNYVEAAPDAVRERAQAIARTIANNAPLTVWAAKKSIGAAMDLGCERGLEAACRYHERVYSSADAIEGPRAFAEKRAPRWIGA
- a CDS encoding enoyl-CoA hydratase-related protein — translated: MDGASAFVRRDDDDGVVTLTLNHPDTLNRFSDGSQFLELAAHVRRANADPAVRVLLITGAGKAFCAGGDLRHMAEREGFSAGDVAQVQARYRETVHQLPAALAEADVPTIAAVNGAAYGVGCDLACFCDIRIAAESARFSVSFARLGIVAGDGGAWMLPRLVGRSKAMELAFTAESIDAREALRIGLVSDVAPDDRLGQRAAQLARKIARHPSAALRMHKRLLRDAEQHTLATHLDVVAAFQAIAHASEDHLRAVRDAVGALGKPR
- a CDS encoding IclR family transcriptional regulator, with amino-acid sequence MTPGTPRDDAQVDSLRRGLEVLRLFDLRHRKLTLADIARKLELSRPTTEKLVQTLQAQHFLQATGDSYEPHIACLALGRAAKKGLAVGQAARPLMRELSQRFGVHVTLSTRDRLHMLVVEHCVPAGRVQLGLTSGARFPMAVSASGRAYLWGRPKEQRDELLRMIEADAPSGVSRPLDEVYAAFRDLEKTGWCYLAAPVATHTASIATPVKAGSEFALAAMAVSVDVTEAVLRGQVAASLLAIAERIALAAEDED
- a CDS encoding IclR family transcriptional regulator encodes the protein MNTSADSYSEKPGIRQVRVLSRGLTVLSAFEPNNDWLSNSEIAALTGLPKPTVSRLTANLLEAEYLQYSAQRAAYRLGAAVLALGFIAASHRDFVMLARPLMQQFADQHQVSVVLASPDASSMVCNEVAHSRDMIFTLRVRAGSRLRIDRSALGRALVGAMGDAERTAFLEKLGTADPQAWELLSREVPTAISQMASDGYCIAAGTLEAGTNGAAVVVDTPEGPHTYALGCAAPSNSLELPRLKQEVIPDLLALKNRLEAELSNMQAE
- a CDS encoding NADH:flavin oxidoreductase/NADH oxidase, yielding MRDTKLFTPFKLRGVELPNRVLISPMSQYSAIDGLVQDWHRFHTAGLARGGPGSAMIEVAAVTRDGRGTLGDLGIWSDEQIPGLAELARIMTTHGVVPSIQIGHAGRKASTGRPWEGNRPLALSSEDQAWETTAPSSVPVQEGWPVPRELEASELAGIGASFRDATVRAVSAGYRFVEIHAAHGYLLHSFLSPVTNKRQDEYGGSLENRMRFPLQVAAAVRDALPSDIPVSVRISAVDGIEGGWQLSDSILFSRELKALGVDLIDCSSGGIQAPATAGQGPQAVKRGPGFQVPFAQAVKQEAGIGTIAVGLIVDPEQAEAILVGDKADLVAVGREALLNPNWPLHARLALQADPEFLAWPEQYGWWLKRRPKVF
- a CDS encoding Dabb family protein, coding for MFRHIVMLSFNAPLTREDHEDIVGMCQTIKKEIPGILDLRIATNASDRAHSYTHAFVADFVDSAAHDHYQQAPAHVPLKQKVAALSRQLIVLDYEA
- a CDS encoding SDR family NAD(P)-dependent oxidoreductase; protein product: MHRLEGKVAFITGGGAGIGCASALLFAQEGAQVVIAERDTAAGEQTAAIVEKSTGRPARFIHTDVTEPESLEAAVKRTVAEFGRFDVLYNNAGGSTVRDSRVTDAPVDEFWSKMKLDLFGTWLGCRYGIQAMMDAGNGGSVINSTSIFALIGTHGKDAYTAAKGAVSALTRSMAVEYAQYRIRVNAVAPGATATERVLKLLKDDGVTSKSLDGQLFGLVQPEDIAHAALYLASDESRSTTGHILAVDGGLTIS
- a CDS encoding ABC transporter ATP-binding protein, with protein sequence MNNNENVLDVERLSVMYGIVPAVSAASFTVKRGSISTIVGSNGAGKSTIMKALTGLVAPSSGRVRLYGEDITGLAPDALVSRGLVLVPEGRRLFKAMTVGENLELGAYREKSKNAIQQGMADVLERFPALKTRLKSPAGSLSGGQQQMVAVGRALMAKPRLLLLDEPTIGLAPAIVDTIAQIIQDIAAEGVDVMLVEQNAEMALEIATHAFILERGEIQLQGLASELASSESVRKAYLGI
- a CDS encoding ABC transporter ATP-binding protein; amino-acid sequence: MENQVLLKVDGLSRRFGGLVAIKDLSFEVRKGEILGLIGPNGAGKSTTFNVVSGYYKPSGGKLTFMGQDITGQSAARISRQGLVRTFQHDSMLRDMTVYDNIVVGTFATMRHKAERDARVRETAALMGLSEVLSEVAGNLSHGLQRLVSIAIAFAARPSLLCLDEPLTGLNQTEASSVLAIFRRMREEYGVSMLLVEHNMKAVMDICDRIVVLDYGVFLATGTPAEIQRDPRVISAYLGKRHEQ
- a CDS encoding branched-chain amino acid ABC transporter permease, with translation MAKSLLTPAIASVGLVAIAASLLQGGGLAASLVLWLAVNVLITASFRFVTLIGELNFAVAGFVGLGAYMAGVGSVTFNWPFLLTLVASAVFAGLISLVFGYITLRAKGPYFMLIGFAFTEVIRMIYTKTEAIGGSSGMVGIFPPAYLDGYLPALVVAVVLALLWALWFIEKSDFGKVLVAIRNNDAIVETVGINVHLTKVLCLGVSSFVAGIAGALLAYSNNVISPGDFGFLLAVYALAYLKVGGESHILGAVVGAIVLTLLGQFALSFGPYEHIFYGAAIVISVLLMPGGLIGLGRHLNKRAPGLTAAAKPHA
- a CDS encoding branched-chain amino acid ABC transporter permease, with the translated sequence MQLIMNSMQIAAAYILFSLGLTLIFGVMRIVNFAHGEFFTLPLLVMGVTVPFLISEQLPLFASYALSGVLGIALTLLLGGVIYKFALQRFQRDMTGSFVVSVGLSLLLQGIFLESFGGVPNKLPALVEGTVNIMGAYITIQRLIITCCALLVAALMCWTIASSRLGKALRAVSEDHEAAMLQGIPYRRIALAGFFIATSLAAIAAVLLSPVTVSSPIIGSDYLIRGFIAIVIGGLGSIPGAILGSLLIAVIESLGGYYFDPTWATITMFVLTMFVLLVRPEGILGNG